A part of Azospirillum thermophilum genomic DNA contains:
- a CDS encoding ABC transporter ATP-binding protein, with amino-acid sequence MTPMLKTVTDTAPQVDSRPVQIQARGVDKVFNVPGHPVVALQNIDLDVRQGEFVCLLGPSGCGKSTLLNAVAGFQPPTRGSILVEGRPITEPGPDRGMVFQEYALFPWMTVAENVAFGLQIKKLPKAEIAATVERLLEKLHLTDFRNRYPKDLSGGMRQRVAIARVLALDSPILLMDEPFGALDALTRRTLQDELLRIWEEVGKTVLFVTHSIEESIYLADRIIVMTYRPGTIKRDIAVEMPRPRDAAAPEFNRLKRELAQLVMEEQQRFSQDEIRSVTAD; translated from the coding sequence ATGACCCCCATGCTCAAGACCGTGACCGACACCGCCCCGCAGGTCGACAGCCGGCCGGTGCAGATCCAGGCGCGCGGCGTCGACAAGGTGTTCAACGTCCCCGGCCATCCGGTGGTGGCGCTGCAGAACATCGACCTCGACGTGCGGCAGGGCGAGTTCGTCTGCCTGCTCGGCCCCTCGGGCTGCGGCAAGTCCACGCTGCTGAATGCGGTGGCCGGCTTCCAGCCGCCGACCCGCGGCAGCATCCTGGTGGAGGGCAGGCCGATCACCGAACCCGGACCCGACCGCGGCATGGTGTTCCAGGAATACGCCCTGTTCCCCTGGATGACCGTGGCGGAGAACGTCGCCTTCGGCCTGCAGATCAAGAAGCTGCCCAAGGCGGAGATCGCCGCGACGGTGGAGCGGCTGCTGGAGAAGCTGCACCTGACCGACTTCCGCAACCGCTATCCCAAGGACCTGTCGGGCGGCATGCGCCAGCGCGTCGCCATCGCCCGCGTCCTGGCGCTCGACAGCCCGATCCTGCTGATGGACGAGCCGTTCGGTGCGCTCGACGCGCTGACCCGCCGGACGCTGCAGGACGAGCTCCTGCGCATCTGGGAGGAGGTGGGCAAGACGGTGCTGTTCGTCACCCACTCCATCGAGGAGAGCATCTACCTCGCCGACCGCATCATCGTGATGACCTACCGGCCCGGCACCATCAAGCGCGACATCGCCGTCGAGATGCCGCGCCCGCGCGACGCCGCGGCGCCGGAATTCAACCGCCTGAAGCGCGAGCTCGCCCAGCTCGTGATGGAGGAGCAGCAGCGCTTCAGCCAGGACGAGATCCGCTCGGTGACGGCGGACTGA
- a CDS encoding ABC transporter permease, producing MSQPTRISAAGILRGAIVPLLVIAFWQVLSSSGLINPTVLPSPLAVVVRWWQYLIPADPYDPAQMSWFAWALSGEMLHDAWSSLYRVVLGFAVGAGLALPLGLLMGSSPRIYALMDPLVQVLRPIPPIAYIPLAILWFGLGNPPAVFLIAIGAFFPVLMNTIAGVRHVDGIYLRAARNLGAGRLTMFLRVILPAATPYILAGARIGIGTAFIVVIVSEMIAVNAGLGFRILEAREFMWSDKIIAGMFTIGILGLAIDIAMNRLNNHLLRWHRGLES from the coding sequence ATGTCCCAACCGACCCGAATCTCCGCCGCCGGCATCCTGCGCGGCGCCATCGTGCCCCTGCTGGTCATCGCCTTCTGGCAGGTCCTGTCCTCCTCCGGCCTGATCAACCCGACGGTGCTGCCGTCGCCGCTGGCCGTGGTGGTGCGCTGGTGGCAGTACCTGATCCCGGCCGATCCCTACGACCCGGCGCAGATGAGCTGGTTCGCCTGGGCGCTGTCGGGCGAGATGCTGCACGACGCCTGGTCCAGCCTGTACCGCGTGGTGCTGGGCTTCGCGGTCGGGGCGGGGCTGGCGCTGCCGCTCGGGCTGCTGATGGGCTCCAGCCCGCGCATCTACGCGCTGATGGACCCGCTGGTGCAGGTGCTGCGCCCGATCCCCCCGATCGCCTACATCCCGCTGGCGATCCTGTGGTTCGGCCTGGGCAACCCGCCGGCCGTCTTCCTGATCGCCATCGGCGCCTTCTTCCCGGTGCTGATGAACACCATCGCCGGGGTGCGCCATGTCGACGGCATCTACCTGCGCGCCGCGCGCAACCTGGGGGCGGGCAGGCTGACGATGTTCCTGCGCGTCATCCTGCCGGCCGCCACCCCCTACATCCTGGCCGGCGCGCGCATCGGCATCGGCACCGCCTTCATCGTGGTGATCGTGTCCGAGATGATCGCGGTGAACGCCGGCCTCGGCTTCCGCATCCTGGAGGCGCGCGAGTTCATGTGGTCCGACAAGATCATCGCCGGGATGTTCACCATCGGCATCCTGGGCCTCGCCATCGACATCGCGATGAACCGGCTGAACAACCACCTGCTGCGGTGGCACCGCGGCCTCGAGAGCTGA
- a CDS encoding ABC transporter substrate-binding protein has protein sequence MLKSTLRAVATTTLVAATLVASTLAAPAARAEDLVRLGNLKFAHYGAISYMKEIGGKYGLKIEERVFPKGIDILPAIVAGEIDAAASAVDAAIAGRASGVPIYVVAGFAKGGARIVVRPDAGIKSVADLKGKKVATPRGGAQELILLAELAKHGLTWSDKGGKDVQIIYMAYADMNQALLSGNIDAMSQSEPQSSQAINKGFGVELLKPYDTELGEPIRSLVVTEDFYSKRPEVAERFIRCFVEATATFIAKPDLAEKYVREQVFKNQITSQDYQDAIGNSPFSYDISVEHVQVTTDLMQKYGVGRMANPPKAADWVKLDLLAKAKAAVQAN, from the coding sequence ATGCTCAAGTCGACGCTGCGCGCGGTCGCCACCACCACCCTGGTTGCCGCCACCCTGGTCGCCTCCACCCTGGCTGCTCCGGCCGCCCGTGCGGAGGATCTGGTCCGACTCGGCAACCTGAAGTTCGCCCATTACGGCGCCATCTCCTACATGAAGGAGATCGGCGGCAAGTACGGGCTGAAGATCGAGGAGCGGGTCTTCCCCAAGGGCATCGACATCCTGCCGGCCATCGTGGCGGGCGAGATCGACGCCGCCGCCAGCGCCGTGGACGCCGCCATCGCCGGCCGCGCCTCGGGCGTGCCGATCTACGTCGTCGCCGGCTTCGCCAAGGGCGGGGCGCGCATCGTCGTCCGCCCCGACGCCGGCATCAAGTCGGTCGCCGACCTCAAGGGCAAGAAGGTCGCCACTCCGCGCGGCGGCGCGCAGGAGCTGATCCTGCTGGCCGAACTCGCCAAGCACGGCCTCACCTGGTCGGACAAGGGCGGCAAGGACGTGCAGATCATCTACATGGCCTACGCCGACATGAACCAGGCGCTGCTGTCGGGCAACATCGACGCCATGTCGCAGTCGGAGCCGCAGTCGAGCCAGGCCATCAACAAGGGCTTCGGCGTCGAATTGCTGAAGCCCTACGACACCGAGCTGGGCGAGCCGATCCGCTCGCTGGTGGTGACCGAGGACTTCTACAGCAAGCGGCCCGAGGTGGCGGAGCGCTTCATCCGCTGCTTCGTCGAGGCGACCGCCACCTTCATCGCCAAGCCGGATCTGGCCGAGAAGTATGTCCGCGAGCAGGTCTTCAAGAACCAGATCACCAGCCAGGACTACCAGGACGCCATCGGCAACTCGCCCTTCTCCTACGACATCTCGGTCGAGCATGTGCAGGTCACGACCGACCTGATGCAGAAGTACGGCGTCGGCCGCATGGCCAACCCGCCGAAGGCCGCGGACTGGGTGAAGCTGGACCTGCTGGCCAAGGCCAAGGCCGCCGTCCAGGCGAACTGA
- a CDS encoding acetylornithine deacetylase/succinyl-diaminopimelate desuccinylase family protein, with the protein MPTDAVAREALFRRIGERREELVALTRDLIRIPTVNPPGDAYTDCAELIGRRLAARGFQVEYVRGVGAAGDSDRYPRTNVVARIEGPRPGPCVHFNGHIDVVPAGEGWTVDPFAGVVKDGRVYGRGACDMKGGIAASIIAVEALLDEGLLPAGALEVSGTVDEESGGYGGVGHLAKLGYFSRPRVDHVIIPEPLNVDRVCIGHRGVWWAEIETRGRVAHGSMPFLGNCAVRHMGAVLHRIEEELIPRLAAKRTAMPVVPEGARQSTININAIHGGQREDHDGLPSPMVPDRCRMVIDRRYLIEEDPGEVRAEIVAILEDLRRNRAGFEYELREVLAFLPTMTDADAPVVRAVAAAIETVLGQPATQVVSPGTYDQKHVVRVGQLKDCIAYGPGILDLAHQPDEYVGIDDMVHSAQVMALSVLSLMNSR; encoded by the coding sequence ATGCCGACAGACGCCGTGGCCCGGGAGGCCCTGTTCCGCCGCATCGGGGAGCGCCGCGAGGAGCTCGTGGCCCTCACCCGCGACCTGATCCGCATCCCGACGGTCAACCCGCCGGGCGACGCCTATACCGACTGCGCCGAACTGATCGGCCGGCGGCTGGCCGCCCGCGGCTTCCAGGTGGAGTATGTGCGCGGCGTCGGGGCGGCCGGCGACAGCGACCGCTATCCCCGCACCAACGTGGTGGCGCGCATCGAGGGGCCGCGGCCGGGTCCCTGCGTCCACTTCAACGGCCATATCGACGTGGTGCCGGCCGGCGAGGGCTGGACCGTCGATCCCTTCGCCGGCGTGGTGAAGGACGGCCGGGTCTATGGCCGCGGCGCCTGCGACATGAAGGGCGGCATCGCCGCGTCGATCATCGCGGTGGAGGCGCTGCTCGACGAGGGGCTGCTGCCGGCCGGCGCGCTGGAGGTCTCCGGCACGGTGGACGAGGAGTCCGGCGGCTATGGCGGCGTCGGCCATCTGGCGAAGCTCGGCTATTTCTCCCGCCCGCGGGTCGACCATGTGATCATCCCGGAACCGCTGAACGTCGACCGCGTCTGCATCGGCCACCGCGGCGTCTGGTGGGCGGAGATCGAGACCAGGGGCCGCGTCGCCCACGGCTCGATGCCCTTCCTCGGCAACTGCGCGGTGCGCCACATGGGCGCCGTCCTGCACCGGATCGAGGAGGAGCTGATCCCCCGCCTCGCCGCCAAGCGCACCGCCATGCCGGTGGTGCCGGAGGGCGCGCGCCAGTCCACCATCAACATCAACGCCATCCATGGCGGCCAGCGCGAGGACCATGACGGGCTGCCGAGCCCGATGGTGCCGGACCGCTGCCGCATGGTGATCGACCGCCGCTACCTGATCGAGGAGGACCCCGGGGAGGTGCGCGCCGAGATCGTCGCCATCCTGGAAGACCTGCGGCGGAACCGCGCCGGATTCGAGTATGAGCTGCGCGAGGTGCTGGCCTTCCTGCCGACCATGACGGATGCCGACGCGCCGGTGGTGCGGGCGGTGGCGGCGGCCATCGAGACGGTGCTCGGCCAGCCGGCGACGCAGGTCGTCTCCCCCGGAACCTACGACCAGAAGCATGTGGTGCGGGTCGGCCAGTTGAAGGACTGCATCGCCTACGGCCCCGGCATCCTCGACCTCGCCCACCAGCCGGACGAGTATGTCGGCATCGACGACATGGTCCATTCGGCGCAGGTGATGGCGCTGTCGGTCCTTTCGCTGATGAACAGCAGGTAG
- the adhE gene encoding bifunctional acetaldehyde-CoA/alcohol dehydrogenase, with protein sequence MPVTTLAELNALVSRVKEAQRQFAEYPQEKVDHIFRHAALAAANARIPLAKMAVEETRMGVMEDKVVKNHFASEYIYNKYKDEKTCGILEEDPEYGIMTIAEPVGLICAIVPTTNPTSTAIFKALICLKTRNGIVFSPHPRARKATCEAARLVLEAAVAAGAPQDIIGWIDEPSLELSNAIMHHPDINLILATGGPGMVKAAYSSGKPAIGVGAGNTPAVIDEFADIKRAVASVLMSKTFDNGVVCASEQSVIVVEQAYEAVRERFAKHGGHILSPAEADAVRKVLLNNGSLNAAIVGQSARRIAEMAGISVPAHTKVLIAEVSEVSEEEAFAHEKLSPTLALYRAGDFAAACRTAAELVALGGIGHTSVLYTDQDQQAERVRHFGQVMKTARILINTPSSQGGIGDLYNFRLAPSLTLGCGSWGGNSISENVGPQHLLNRKTVAKRAENMLWHKLPKSIYFRRGCLPFALEELQGRKRCLIVTDRFLFENGHVAETVRILKAQGLEVETFFEVSADPTLAVVRRGLALANAFRPDVILALGGGSPMDAAKIIWVMYEAPEVAFEDLALRFMDIRKRIYKFPKLGVKAQFVAVPTTSGTGSEVTPFAVVTDERTGVKYPIADYELTPTMAIIDANLVMDMPRSLTAAGGIDAVTHALEAYASVLANEYSDGQALQALKLLKEYLPSAYRNGAKDPKAREQVHNAATIAGIAFANAFLGVCHSMAHKLGAEFHLAHGLANALLISNVIRYNAADIPTKQTAFSQYDRPKGVARYAEVARHLGLGGSRDHERVEMLIAWVDELKRTLDIPASIQAAGVPEAEFLARVDAIAEAAFDDQCTGANPRFPLVSELKQLLLDSYYGRAYVEQTEQAVPEKTEKAAGRKALAKAD encoded by the coding sequence ATGCCAGTCACCACCCTCGCCGAACTGAACGCCCTGGTCTCCCGAGTGAAGGAGGCGCAGCGGCAATTTGCGGAGTATCCGCAGGAGAAGGTCGACCACATCTTCCGCCATGCGGCGCTGGCTGCGGCGAACGCGCGCATTCCGCTGGCCAAGATGGCGGTGGAGGAGACGCGCATGGGCGTGATGGAGGACAAGGTGGTGAAGAACCACTTCGCCTCCGAGTACATCTACAACAAGTACAAGGACGAGAAGACCTGCGGCATCCTCGAGGAGGATCCCGAGTACGGCATCATGACGATCGCCGAGCCGGTCGGCCTGATCTGCGCCATCGTCCCCACCACCAACCCGACCTCCACCGCCATCTTCAAGGCGCTGATCTGCCTGAAGACCCGCAACGGCATCGTCTTCTCCCCCCACCCCCGCGCCCGCAAGGCGACCTGCGAGGCCGCCCGGCTGGTGCTGGAGGCGGCGGTGGCCGCCGGCGCGCCGCAGGACATCATCGGCTGGATCGACGAGCCGTCGCTCGAGCTGTCCAACGCCATCATGCACCACCCGGACATCAACCTCATCCTCGCCACCGGCGGGCCGGGCATGGTCAAGGCCGCCTACTCCTCGGGCAAGCCGGCCATCGGCGTCGGCGCCGGCAACACCCCGGCGGTGATCGACGAGTTCGCCGACATCAAGCGCGCCGTCGCCTCCGTCCTGATGTCCAAGACCTTCGACAACGGCGTCGTCTGCGCCTCCGAGCAGTCGGTCATCGTCGTCGAGCAGGCCTACGAGGCGGTGCGCGAGCGCTTCGCGAAGCATGGCGGCCACATCCTGTCGCCCGCCGAGGCCGACGCGGTGCGCAAGGTGCTGCTGAACAACGGCAGCCTGAACGCCGCCATCGTCGGCCAGTCGGCCCGCCGCATCGCCGAGATGGCCGGCATCAGCGTGCCCGCCCACACCAAGGTGCTGATCGCCGAGGTCAGCGAGGTGTCCGAGGAGGAGGCCTTCGCCCACGAGAAGCTGTCGCCGACGCTCGCCCTCTACCGCGCCGGCGACTTCGCCGCCGCCTGCCGGACGGCGGCCGAGCTGGTGGCGCTGGGCGGCATCGGCCACACCTCGGTGCTCTACACCGACCAGGACCAGCAGGCCGAGCGGGTGCGCCACTTCGGGCAGGTGATGAAGACGGCGCGCATCCTGATCAACACCCCCTCCTCGCAGGGCGGCATCGGCGACCTCTACAACTTCCGTCTGGCGCCGTCGCTGACGCTGGGCTGCGGCTCGTGGGGCGGCAACTCGATCTCGGAGAATGTCGGGCCGCAGCATCTGCTCAACCGCAAGACCGTGGCCAAGAGGGCGGAGAACATGCTCTGGCACAAGCTGCCCAAGTCGATCTACTTCCGCCGCGGCTGCCTGCCCTTCGCGCTGGAGGAGCTGCAGGGGCGCAAGCGCTGCCTGATCGTCACCGACCGCTTCCTGTTCGAGAACGGCCACGTCGCCGAGACGGTGCGCATCCTCAAGGCGCAGGGGCTGGAGGTGGAGACCTTCTTCGAGGTCAGCGCCGACCCGACGCTGGCGGTGGTGCGCCGGGGCCTGGCGCTGGCCAACGCCTTCCGGCCCGACGTCATCCTGGCGCTGGGCGGCGGCTCGCCGATGGACGCGGCCAAGATCATCTGGGTGATGTACGAGGCGCCCGAGGTGGCGTTCGAGGACCTGGCGCTGCGCTTCATGGACATCCGCAAGCGCATCTACAAGTTCCCCAAGCTGGGGGTGAAGGCGCAGTTCGTCGCGGTGCCGACGACCTCGGGCACCGGGTCGGAGGTGACGCCCTTCGCGGTGGTGACCGACGAGCGCACCGGGGTGAAGTACCCGATCGCCGACTATGAGCTGACGCCGACGATGGCGATCATCGACGCCAACCTGGTGATGGACATGCCCAGGTCGCTGACGGCGGCGGGCGGCATCGACGCGGTGACGCATGCGCTGGAGGCCTACGCCTCGGTGCTGGCCAACGAGTACAGCGACGGCCAGGCGCTGCAGGCGCTGAAGCTGCTGAAGGAGTATCTGCCCTCGGCCTACCGCAACGGGGCGAAGGACCCCAAGGCGCGCGAGCAGGTGCACAACGCGGCGACGATCGCCGGCATCGCCTTCGCCAACGCCTTCCTCGGGGTGTGCCACTCGATGGCGCACAAGCTGGGGGCGGAGTTCCACCTGGCGCATGGTCTGGCGAACGCGCTGCTGATCTCGAACGTGATCCGCTACAACGCGGCGGACATCCCGACCAAGCAGACGGCGTTCAGCCAGTACGACCGGCCCAAGGGGGTGGCGCGCTATGCCGAGGTGGCGCGGCACCTGGGCCTGGGCGGCAGCCGCGACCATGAGCGGGTGGAGATGCTGATCGCCTGGGTGGACGAGCTGAAGCGGACGCTGGACATCCCGGCGTCGATCCAGGCGGCGGGGGTTCCCGAGGCGGAGTTCCTGGCGCGGGTGGACGCCATCGCCGAGGCCGCCTTCGACGACCAGTGCACCGGCGCCAACCCGCGCTTCCCCCTGGTCAGCGAGCTCAAGCAGCTCCTCCTCGACAGCTACTACGGACGCGCCTACGTCGAGCAGACCGAGCAGGCCGTGCCGGAGAAGACCGAGAAGGCCGCCGGCCGCAAGGCGCTCGCCAAGGCCGACTGA
- a CDS encoding FCD domain-containing protein — protein sequence MQGTIKPAKLADAIAEHLEKLILEGILRPGEKLLPERDLAVKLDVSRPSLRDALAKLEERGLLITGRNGTFIARFLSKISDPLATLLQDNPAATFDYLEFRHSIEAEAAALAARRATDLDRAAIRAIVERMRSAHSKDDSSEEAEADAELHLAVYEAAHNLVMLHIMRTLSELLRSDVFYNRADLYSRPGVRDLLLQQHLAIAEAVLSGDAGAARAAAGAHVQFTLRTLRDIRDSNARLEVSLRRIGRSDLIDSAG from the coding sequence ATGCAGGGAACGATCAAGCCGGCCAAGCTGGCCGACGCCATCGCGGAGCATCTGGAAAAGCTGATCCTGGAGGGCATCCTGCGGCCGGGGGAAAAGCTGCTGCCCGAACGCGACCTCGCGGTGAAGCTCGACGTCTCCCGTCCCTCGCTGCGCGACGCGCTGGCCAAGCTGGAGGAGCGGGGGCTGCTCATCACCGGGCGCAACGGCACCTTCATCGCCCGTTTCCTGTCGAAGATCAGCGACCCGCTGGCGACCCTGCTGCAGGACAATCCGGCGGCGACCTTCGACTATCTGGAATTCCGCCACTCCATCGAGGCGGAGGCGGCCGCCCTGGCCGCCCGGCGGGCGACCGACCTCGACCGCGCCGCCATCCGCGCCATCGTCGAGCGGATGCGCTCCGCCCACAGCAAGGACGACAGCTCGGAAGAGGCGGAGGCCGACGCCGAGCTGCATCTGGCGGTCTATGAGGCGGCGCACAACCTCGTCATGCTGCACATCATGCGCACCCTGTCGGAACTGCTGCGCAGCGACGTGTTCTACAACCGGGCCGATCTCTACTCGCGGCCGGGCGTGCGCGATCTGCTGCTGCAGCAGCATCTCGCCATCGCCGAGGCCGTGCTGTCCGGCGACGCCGGGGCCGCCCGCGCGGCGGCCGGGGCGCATGTCCAGTTCACCCTGCGCACGCTGCGCGACATCCGCGACAGCAACGCGCGGCTGGAGGTGTCGCTGCGCCGCATCGGCCGCAGCGACCTGATCGACAGCGCCGGGTAA
- a CDS encoding FAD-binding oxidoreductase — protein MLPAPYDRVLDELRTVLPDGRLITDPLRTLAYGTDASFYRLVPKIVAVVEDEAEVIALLRLCRAHRTPVTFRAAGTSLSGQAVSDSVLAVLGDGWRGCRIAPDAATVTLQPGVIGAEANRKLAPLGRKIGPDPASIATARIGGIAANNASGMCCGTAQNSYRTLASLRLVLADGTVLDTGDEASRAGFRASHGALLSALADLAGRTRADAVLAERIRTKFRIKNTTGYSLNALVDFTDPIDILAHLMIGSEGTLGFLSEITLHTVPEHAHKASALLFFPDIAEACRAVALMKPTPVAAVELMDRAALRSVQDKPGMPAGIAALGAEAACLLVETRGEDEAALVRNVAAITAALEGTRRIGAAAFTTDAKACESYWKIRKGLFPAVGAVRRIGTTVIIEDVAFPLDRLAEATVELQSLFARHGYHEAIIFGHALEGNLHFVFTQSFDTDAEVERYRRFMDEVCAMVVDRYDGSLKAEHGTGRNMAPFVEKEWGPQAYALMQRIKALLDPEGLLNPGVILNGDPDAHLKNLKPLPAADALVDTCIECGFCEPTCPSHKLTLSPASASSAGARSPGGPPRGAIRRR, from the coding sequence ATGCTGCCCGCCCCTTACGACCGCGTTCTGGACGAGCTTCGGACGGTCCTGCCGGACGGACGGCTGATCACCGACCCGCTGCGCACGCTGGCCTACGGCACGGATGCCAGCTTCTACCGGCTGGTCCCGAAGATCGTCGCCGTGGTGGAGGACGAGGCGGAGGTGATCGCCCTGCTGCGCCTCTGCCGCGCCCACCGCACCCCCGTCACCTTCCGCGCCGCCGGCACCAGCCTGTCGGGGCAGGCGGTCAGCGACAGCGTGCTGGCCGTGCTGGGCGACGGCTGGCGCGGCTGCCGCATCGCGCCCGACGCCGCCACCGTCACGCTGCAGCCCGGCGTGATCGGGGCGGAGGCGAACCGCAAGCTGGCGCCGCTCGGCCGCAAGATCGGGCCGGATCCGGCCTCCATCGCCACCGCCAGGATCGGCGGGATCGCCGCCAACAACGCCAGCGGCATGTGCTGCGGCACGGCGCAGAACAGCTACCGCACGCTGGCCTCGCTGCGGCTGGTGCTGGCCGACGGGACCGTGCTCGACACCGGCGACGAGGCGAGCCGGGCCGGCTTCCGCGCCAGCCATGGCGCGTTGCTCTCCGCCCTGGCCGATCTCGCCGGGCGGACCCGCGCCGACGCGGTGCTGGCGGAGCGCATCCGCACCAAGTTCCGCATCAAGAACACCACCGGCTACAGCCTGAACGCGCTGGTCGATTTCACGGACCCCATCGACATCCTGGCCCACCTGATGATCGGGTCGGAGGGCACGCTGGGCTTCCTGTCGGAGATCACGCTGCACACCGTGCCGGAGCACGCCCACAAGGCGAGCGCGCTGCTCTTCTTCCCCGACATCGCGGAAGCCTGCCGCGCCGTCGCCCTGATGAAGCCGACGCCGGTGGCGGCGGTGGAACTGATGGACCGCGCCGCCCTGCGGTCGGTCCAGGACAAGCCGGGAATGCCCGCGGGCATCGCGGCGCTGGGCGCGGAGGCGGCCTGCCTGCTGGTGGAGACCCGCGGCGAGGACGAGGCGGCGCTGGTCCGCAACGTCGCCGCCATCACCGCGGCGCTGGAGGGGACGCGGCGGATCGGCGCGGCGGCCTTCACCACCGACGCCAAGGCCTGCGAAAGCTACTGGAAAATCCGCAAGGGGCTGTTCCCGGCGGTCGGCGCGGTGCGCCGCATCGGCACCACCGTCATCATCGAGGACGTCGCCTTCCCGCTCGACCGGCTGGCCGAGGCGACGGTGGAACTGCAGTCCCTGTTCGCCCGCCACGGCTATCACGAGGCGATCATCTTCGGCCACGCGCTGGAAGGGAACCTGCATTTCGTCTTCACCCAGTCCTTCGACACCGACGCGGAGGTCGAGCGCTACCGCCGCTTCATGGACGAGGTCTGCGCCATGGTGGTGGACCGCTATGACGGGTCGCTGAAGGCGGAGCACGGCACCGGCCGCAACATGGCGCCTTTCGTCGAGAAGGAATGGGGCCCGCAGGCCTATGCCCTGATGCAGCGGATCAAGGCGCTGCTGGACCCGGAGGGGCTGCTGAACCCGGGTGTCATCCTGAATGGCGACCCGGACGCCCACCTGAAGAACCTGAAGCCGCTGCCGGCCGCCGACGCGCTGGTCGACACCTGCATCGAGTGCGGCTTCTGCGAGCCGACCTGCCCGTCGCACAAGCTGACCCTGTCCCCCGCCAGCGCATCGTCGGCTGGCGCGAGATCGCCCGGCGGACCGCCGAGGGGAGCGATCCGGCGGCGCTGA
- a CDS encoding (Fe-S)-binding protein, which yields MRADLPVAQADPVPRQRIVGWREIARRTAEGSDPAALKALSAAYDYQGIDTCAACGLCATACPVGIETGLLVKSLRGQRRGAVARGVGGFVAGHTAGVLAAARTGLRLADLARRVAGPAVVETAARVLTGGHIPALPDSLPRAIDFTPPEAAEGPADAPELAAPTVVAPTVVYVPSCVSRSMGPAAGDPQDTPLPQTVDALMRKAGFRVVYPDGLAAQCCGMPLESKGLPEQADAMADAMIAALRAASDGGRHPVVMDTSPCALRLKKRLAGGMADGGLRLLDVAEFLHDHALPRLDIVKSREPVVLHLTCSTRRMGLDGTLKAVAQACAETVVVPEDVGCCGFAGDKGFTTPELNAHALRHLAKDIPEGCSAGYSTSRTCEIGLSHHAGLPYRSIVYLVDACSRPKAADPVRPRRPEPAF from the coding sequence CTGCGAGCCGACCTGCCCGTCGCACAAGCTGACCCTGTCCCCCGCCAGCGCATCGTCGGCTGGCGCGAGATCGCCCGGCGGACCGCCGAGGGGAGCGATCCGGCGGCGCTGAAGGCGCTGTCCGCCGCCTACGACTATCAGGGCATCGACACCTGCGCCGCCTGCGGCCTCTGCGCCACCGCCTGCCCGGTGGGGATCGAGACCGGGTTGCTGGTGAAGTCGCTGCGCGGCCAGCGCCGGGGCGCCGTGGCGCGCGGCGTCGGCGGCTTCGTCGCCGGCCATACCGCCGGGGTCCTCGCCGCCGCGCGCACCGGGCTGCGGCTGGCCGACCTCGCCCGCCGCGTCGCCGGCCCGGCGGTGGTGGAGACGGCCGCCCGCGTCCTGACCGGCGGCCATATCCCGGCGCTGCCCGACAGCCTGCCGCGCGCCATCGACTTCACGCCGCCCGAAGCCGCCGAAGGCCCCGCCGACGCTCCCGAGCTGGCCGCCCCGACGGTTGTCGCCCCGACGGTTGTCTATGTGCCGAGCTGCGTCAGCCGCAGCATGGGGCCGGCGGCGGGGGATCCGCAGGACACGCCGCTGCCGCAGACGGTGGACGCGCTGATGCGCAAGGCCGGCTTCCGCGTCGTCTATCCCGACGGCCTCGCCGCCCAGTGCTGCGGCATGCCGCTGGAAAGCAAGGGGCTGCCGGAGCAGGCGGACGCCATGGCCGACGCGATGATCGCGGCCCTGCGCGCCGCCAGCGACGGCGGACGCCATCCGGTGGTGATGGACACCAGCCCCTGCGCGTTGCGCCTGAAGAAACGCCTTGCCGGCGGCATGGCCGATGGCGGCCTGAGGCTGCTGGACGTGGCGGAGTTCCTGCACGACCACGCCCTGCCCCGTCTCGACATCGTGAAGAGCCGGGAGCCGGTCGTCCTGCACCTGACCTGCAGCACGCGGCGCATGGGGCTGGACGGCACGCTGAAGGCCGTCGCCCAGGCCTGTGCCGAGACGGTGGTGGTGCCGGAGGATGTCGGCTGCTGCGGCTTCGCCGGCGACAAGGGCTTCACCACGCCGGAGCTGAACGCCCACGCGCTGCGCCATCTGGCCAAGGACATCCCGGAAGGCTGCAGCGCCGGCTATTCGACCAGCCGCACCTGCGAGATCGGGCTGTCCCACCATGCCGGTCTGCCCTACCGCTCCATCGTCTATCTGGTCGACGCCTGCTCCCGGCCCAAGGCGGCGGACCCGGTCCGGCCGCGGCGGCCCGAGCCCGCCTTCTGA